The sequence below is a genomic window from Ipomoea triloba cultivar NCNSP0323 chromosome 10, ASM357664v1.
GTTGTTTGGTCCATGAAACATGTCTGCAATGATGTTGGTTTAGTGGGATCATCCCACtaaattttccttatttttcatcaTTTACCATGTGTCAGTGATCTGTTTGTAAAGCGAGCTCTGGCTTGAAGCTTATGCTTAATTTGCTTGTTGAGTTATTGTCCATAATGAACCAacaatttaatcttttgtaTTGTGAAAAAGCGATTTTGTTTCTTGAGTTACCCAATACTTAAACATGCATAACAGTACCTTGAACAATGCTTTTAGGTACTCTACTGGCTCTCCAGCCTAACAAGCACAGATGAGAACTTTATCACTAAATCTGGTGCCCAATGTGTTGCTTCAAGTGAGGTTTTGCACTGATTGCACCAGATACATCTCCAAGTGAGTCATTTTCTGAATGTGGCATTGTTTAATTTCTGTTTAAAGCTGTGTACTGCTGTTTTTTAGCAGGATCTTGTGCAGTGGGTCCAGACCATTGTGTGTGATGTTACATGGTTTTCTAGATGTAGGAAGCTGTATGAGGTTCCTTGGATTTAATTTGAGTGTTGTGCGAAAAGGGATGATTCGTTTTGTCAGGGTTGGACAAAAACTCTTGTCTTTCTGTTTCAGTTTTGTAAACTTGAACAATTGATAATTAGTGTTTGGTCACGGAtttaatgattatgtgtatctGCAGGAAGAAAGGCTGGCCCTTTTCTCATTACTTTTAGTTGAATTCCATGTGTTTGCTGTGATCTTCACATGGTTTATCTTTTTTCTCTTTggacttcaattcaattcaattcatattatGAGTTTATGACACTTGTGGTTCTTAATAAGACTGGTGTActcttctttgtttatatgatctacttttgattttattttttgatctTTTTGGTGCATATTTATGTGCAGGTGCATAATTTCAACTGATTTCTATCTAGATCTGCTGAATCATCTGAGAAAAAAAACAGGATAATATGAATTGATTATCCAGGATTATCCAGACTTACAGTTCCAggtaaggttttttttttttgtatttttttatttttatatatatatatatatatatatatatatatatatatatataaagctaaaTTGTGCAATACGATCCCATAGGAAGTTAATAAGTACCTGATATAGATGAACTTGCCTTCCTCTTGCCTTGTGGATCCTTTTAATTTCACCATTACTGTCTAGTGTAACACTAAACATTAAATGCTGTTTTTGAACTCTTATCTGATATCTAAAATGTGATTGTTGAACTCTACAACCTGGACTTGTAACTTATATGTAAGACATACTAAAACTTGCACTTCTAACTTATATATAAGACATATAGTTAGTTGTAGATGGTGACTTTTTAGTTCCCAAGATAAATAATCAAGTATTTTGATCATCTAGAGAAAAAAGTAATCCAATGCATgtgattttgttaataaaatgatTATACTGTTGCTTCTGCAAATGACCATAAACTAAACCCTACTCTACCACTTTGCATTTTATACTTAAATGCTAATAATTTAAAATCTATGTGAGGGCAAATGATGAATGTATATTTgattccattatattatattatactccggtattatatatagtaataaattttttaaaatatcattaatttaaaatgttataatCACATATGATGTGCCGTATATGGTTAGTTATAATTCCATACAAAAATAGATTGTATAATTGCTGTACATAAGCATGCTAAAATTATTGTATAATTGCTATTTTAAATGATTATGTCTTTTTGAAGTAGCCAAAACAATTGCTTGATAtatgattaaaatttaattagtagtttgtttatataatcaaattgaTGCTAAGTCTATGATTAGTAGTTCCTCCGGCCTGTATTTCGTCCTTGGTTGATTATTAATATATCTTGTttgttgattttcaaaaaaataaaataaaaattgatgctAAGTCTATGATTAGATTTAAATTAGTTAGTTATTTATTGTGAACTTTATCTTGAAATCATGCATTCTTTTTACAATTAtgatatttaaataattgtgCTATCATACTATATAGATAATCCCAATTTATGTATGCTGATAAGTTTAAGAGAAGGCAAATAGATatgttataacatttttttaaaaaaatttctattgtagtatattattattgaacagttctgtattgttattattattattattattactactactactactactactaattgCTTTGCTAATTTACACCGTACATAAAATCAATTTATGTATGTtgttaagttattttttttatatgtttatatagAAGCTATTTTGCTAACTTACAACCTACATGAAATTAATTTATGTATGTTGTTAAGTAATAAtgaaatcaaaaacaaaaaatatagagctgcatttattaattaaattgatgaCTTACTCTGTACATAAAATAACTTTATGTATGTtagaaagttatttttaatttagattataGTAACTTTTTATAAGAAGTTAGTTATAAATTGTTTTGCTAACTTACACCgtacataaaattaatttatgtatattattaagttatttttaattttaaattatattaactatgtatatatgtttatataaaatttgttttgctAACTTACTAGATACATTAAATTAATCTATGAATGTTGTTAAGTAATAATAAAAGCAAGTTTATCCAGTGTGCGATGGTGGCAGTCTACTAGATGGAGTGGCAAGTTTTTGAGTAGTAGATGTAAGGGCATTAagcattttatattaaaaatagaattagaATTTGAAACAATTAATTGTGATGGTAACATATTTGGATCTTTATTTACAGTTAGGCCTGGGCGTAATATGGGTTTCACCCGAATTTTGACGGGTTCAACCCGAAAACTCATAATTCAGTTCTAAACTCGGCAACGTGGGGCGCATCTCAACAAATGAGTTCCGTCCTCAAAAGAAATTTTAAACCAAAAATCTTAGCCTTTGGGCGCAGATTCATATGCTCTGTCATAGCTCTTGAAACCCCGTCTGTTTTCTCAGATCAACATGGACAAAACTGCGCTATATCCGATCAATGTTGCTCCCTTGAAGAACACAGTAAATCACCAAACCTCGCCCTCTCAAAAACCAAAATCCTGCACTCTCGTTTTCTGAGAGCCCACATTTTAGACGAAGATTACTCAGCTATCAAGTATTTGTTGGATGGGTACTACAAGTGTTCAAGAATGGACTATGCAGTCaaattgtttgataaaatggCTATCCCGTATACATTTTGCTGGAACCTGATGATTTCAGGTTGTAACAAGGCTCTATTGTTCAGTGAGTCATGGGAGTACTTTTGTAGGATGCATGTGTCAGCTATATGTATGGATAGGTTTACATATGGAGGAGTTCTGTCTGCTTGTGAAGCTTTGCAATCTGTGGCTTTTGGGGAGCAGGTTTATGGTCTTGTAATGAAAAATGGGTTCTTTTCAAATGGGTATGTGAGGTCTGGAATGATAGATTTGTTTGTGAAGAGTTGTAGGTTTGATGATGCTTTAAGGGTTTTTTACGACTTTCAGTgtgataatataatttgttggaATACAATTATATCAGGAGCGGTTAAAAATAGAGAATATTGGGTTGCTATAGATAAGTTTATTCAAATGTGCACTGGGTCTTTGATGCCAAATGGTGTTACAATCTCAAGTGTATTAAAAGCTTGTGCTCAAGTTAAAGAGTTTGAGATGGGGAAGATGCTCCATGTGTGGGCAATAAAATGTGGTTGTGCAAAAGATGACTTTGTGGAGACAGCTCTAATCGATATGTATGCAAAAGGTGGGTTTATGAATGAGGCTGTAAAGGAATTCATTCAGAAGCCAGTACGGAATGTTGTTTCTTGGACAGCTATGATAAATGGTTTTGTCCAGAATGATGATTATGTTTCAGTGTTTCAGTTATTTGATGAAATGAGAAAAAAGGAGGTGGACATAAATAGTTATAACATCTCCAGTGTGCTCACAGCTTGTGCTAAGCCAGTTATGACTATAGAAGCAATGCAAATCCATTCCTTGATCTTTAAAGCTGGATTCTATCAGGACTCATTGGTTAAAACTTCTTTGATCAATACGTACTCAAAGATTGGGGCAGGTGATTTATCTGAAATGGTTTTTGCAGAGACTGAAGATCTCAAGCACATAGGCTTGTGGTCTAATATGATTTCTGCTTGTTCGCTAGGCTGGAATCCCTCTATGGCAATCCATTTGTTTCAGAGAATGTTTCATGAGGGGTTGAAGCCTGACGAGTTCTGTTGTTCTAGTGTTTTAGGTATTGTGAACTGTCTATACCTAGGAAGGCAGATTCATAGCTACACTCTCAAATTTGGCTTAATCTGTGATGTTATTGTGTGCAACTGCCTTTTCACAATGTATTCCAATTGTTATAGTTTATTGGAAGCttacacaatttttaaacttattGAATGCAAAGATAATGTTTCTTGGGCGTCAATGATTTCTGCTTTTACAGAACATGGTTATATAGATAAATCGATTCAGTTGTTTATAGAGATGCTCTCTGAAAAAATTATGCCTGATGAAATGACATTAAGTGCTGTCCTAGCTGCATGTTCCACCCTTCAGTCTTTGAAGATTGGTAAAGAAATTCATGGCTTTTCTCTTCGATGCAGAATAGATGAGTCGGTCATTGCTGATAGTGCACTGGTGAATATGTACACAAAGTGTGGAGATCTAGTTTCAGCAAGGAGATTGTTCCTTATAATGCCCTATAAAGATAAGTTTTCATGTTCCTCCTTGATTGCTGGATACACTCAAAATGGTTACATTGGTGAATCCTTTCAAGTGTTTCATGAAATGCTCATGAATTATTTGCACGTTGATGCTTTCACAATTTCATCTATACTTCGCTCTGCTGCACATTTGAACCGATCTGGTATTGGTACCCAACTGCATGCCCAAAGTATAAAATGGGGATTAGAATCAGATTCTTCTGTAGGAACTTCAATGGTTATGATGTATTCAAAATGTGGAAGCATTGACGAGTGCTGCCAAGCATTTAAACAAATACGGAATCCTGATTTAATTAGCTGGACAGCCATGATTGTAAGCTATGCTCAACATGGAAAGGGAGTTGAGGCTTTAAAAGTTTATGAGCTCATGAGGAAATGTAACATCAAGCCTGATTCTGTGACGTTTTCTGGTCTTCTTTCTGCTTGTAGTCATTCTGGTTTGGTAGAAGAAGGGTATTTCTTCCTGAATTCAATGAAAGAAGATTATGGGATAGAGCCTAATTACCATCATTATGCCTGCATGGTAGATGTTCTTGGTCGTTCAGGTAGACTGAAAGAGGCTGAAAGGTTCATTTATACGATGCCTATAAAACCTGATGCTTTGGTCTGGACAACATTACTTGCCGCTTGCAAGGTGCATGGTGAAATTCAGCTTGGAAAGCTAGCGGGTGAAAAGATTATGGAACTGGAGCAGTGTGGAGCTGGAACATATGTTTCTTTGTCAAATATCTGGGCAGATGTGGGCCAGTGGGAGGAAGTCTTGAAAACAAGAAGTGCAATGAGAGGAACTGGGGTAGAGAAGAAACCTGGATGGAGTTATTTATGAAGCTTTGTCCTATAATTCTACATACTCAGCAGTTTGTGCGCCTAACCAATCTTTCTATAGCAAGTCCTTTctcccctaattccctccttccaaccaaacggcCATAGGCTTAAAATCGTCTGACAGCTTTCTCTCTCTACTCCTCCCAAAGCCGCTCTCTTCTGCCTTTCTCCGCTGTTCAGCACCACCGGTTCTTACCAGGTACTAAAAGCCCCAATCTTTCGGATTCCATTTCTTTCTTGAATCCCGGGTGTAATTTCACGAGAATTTCCTGCTTTTTGGTGTCTCTTGCTCGTGCTTTAACTTGTTTGCTCTATATTCTCTTAATATTTGTGGATTTTTGTAGTGAAGTTGCTGTTTGATTTGAAAATAGGGTTCTGTAACTTGATTCAAAAAGCTTTTACAAAAAAAAGGTTCAAGTGTTGTGGGGAATTCGTGATCTTTGATATGATCACAAGAGTTGTGATATGTGCTTGTGAATTTTTGAATGATATATTGTTTTGCAGGTTAAGACTGAAGGTAAAGGCTTCAATTTTAAGGATGCGGAAGGGTTCAAAGAGCGGCGTGGGCAAGTCTGCATCTTACCAGCTCAGCTCTTCAAGGACGGGGCTAAGAATCAGGTGGATGATCTGCAGGGATGTTCACTAATTTGCAGTCCTTGAGGAAAGAGAGCCGTAGTTCTGAAGTGGCAGTGCTTGAGGAGCCGCTTAACCAGGTGCTTCGGGAGTGGAAGGTCGAGCTCAATGGGCCCTCCCTCCCCTGCATCTTATTTGCAGGTAACTTGCAAGTCGACTCTTTGAACCTCTGTTTGGTTGTGTTTGTGATTGCGAATTACTCGGTATGATTTAAGTGCCTTTGTTgtta
It includes:
- the LOC116032604 gene encoding pentatricopeptide repeat-containing protein At1g74600, chloroplastic encodes the protein MSSVLKRNFKPKILAFGRRFICSVIALETPSVFSDQHGQNCAISDQCCSLEEHSKSPNLALSKTKILHSRFLRAHILDEDYSAIKYLLDGYYKCSRMDYAVKLFDKMAIPYTFCWNLMISGCNKALLFSESWEYFCRMHVSAICMDRFTYGGVLSACEALQSVAFGEQVYGLVMKNGFFSNGYVRSGMIDLFVKSCRFDDALRVFYDFQCDNIICWNTIISGAVKNREYWVAIDKFIQMCTGSLMPNGVTISSVLKACAQVKEFEMGKMLHVWAIKCGCAKDDFVETALIDMYAKGGFMNEAVKEFIQKPVRNVVSWTAMINGFVQNDDYVSVFQLFDEMRKKEVDINSYNISSVLTACAKPVMTIEAMQIHSLIFKAGFYQDSLVKTSLINTYSKIGAGDLSEMVFAETEDLKHIGLWSNMISACSLGWNPSMAIHLFQRMFHEGLKPDEFCCSSVLGIVNCLYLGRQIHSYTLKFGLICDVIVCNCLFTMYSNCYSLLEAYTIFKLIECKDNVSWASMISAFTEHGYIDKSIQLFIEMLSEKIMPDEMTLSAVLAACSTLQSLKIGKEIHGFSLRCRIDESVIADSALVNMYTKCGDLVSARRLFLIMPYKDKFSCSSLIAGYTQNGYIGESFQVFHEMLMNYLHVDAFTISSILRSAAHLNRSGIGTQLHAQSIKWGLESDSSVGTSMVMMYSKCGSIDECCQAFKQIRNPDLISWTAMIVSYAQHGKGVEALKVYELMRKCNIKPDSVTFSGLLSACSHSGLVEEGYFFLNSMKEDYGIEPNYHHYACMVDVLGRSGRLKEAERFIYTMPIKPDALVWTTLLAACKVHGEIQLGKLAGEKIMELEQCGAGTYVSLSNIWADVGQWEEVLKTRSAMRGTGVEKKPGWSYL